In Sporohalobacter salinus, a single genomic region encodes these proteins:
- a CDS encoding metal-sensitive transcriptional regulator encodes MGEEKVKKDLLNRLKTLKGHIGGIERMIEEDKDCIDILVQITAIKSSIDKVGQAIIEDYAHECIVSSMEEEEDVEEVIKETIKTILKFSK; translated from the coding sequence ATGGGTGAAGAGAAAGTTAAAAAGGATTTATTGAATCGACTGAAGACATTAAAAGGGCATATTGGCGGTATTGAAAGAATGATTGAAGAGGATAAAGACTGTATAGATATTTTGGTTCAAATAACTGCTATTAAATCTTCTATCGATAAAGTAGGACAAGCAATTATTGAAGATTATGCTCATGAATGTATTGTCTCTTCAATGGAAGAAGAGGAAGATGTAGAAGAGGTAATTAAAGAAACAATTAAGACGATTCTGAAATTTTCTAAATAA